The following are encoded in a window of Narcine bancroftii isolate sNarBan1 chromosome 2, sNarBan1.hap1, whole genome shotgun sequence genomic DNA:
- the LOC138754964 gene encoding uncharacterized protein isoform X1, giving the protein MPVGWRPPGNDREGKTRRKVKDREKSLNRVKEAYQKFQILGDQTVAHVLQEREVEEHLAANKLKAWQVRTNLRVARRLQEEEDERSGALDRKPRKQTSKNIRDDKLVFKEKVEVWEESRQRSRKEQKDRIRRSPGETDPPSEDREEARDKERRDKASPWYEICYGQPRSRQPFVVRELEEGASSLEGESEREGGRYWFRAGLAAGREYAAIGSGLPRVIGRTAKESPAPHEDCGKQTAKLSDSPEDEGPLTSTWKPGKRSRAQPRAAEGTQRPASRGRRGARRLSPPVAGGSRLGGRVNSPGAAPFSGHLVASSPERFADALERHAFHSSMSDSELRPRRRRHIGRHHHPLDVNQEYTSHPLAVDQKHTHLPLGVNQMQAHHPLAVDQNHTGHPLAVDQKHTHHPLGVKQMQSHYPLAVDQKHARHPLPVDQKHAQHPLAVDQKHAHHPLAVDQKHTRHPLAVDQKHARHPLAVDQKHARHPLTVDQKHIHWPLAVSDSQTPHRLAPNHNQSQYPLTVDQNRAHCPLTVMAKGAPSLPHTRPKGKQVHFLLASSEQSSPTQSHLVNKQKQIPFPLDSKGKEVKSSLVGKQRQVYFPLAVGRKKEFLHHPTPVKENDVQYPLDTRPVASPLAVEQKPIQYQLDFKDTEAIIDYVLDKRKDRVSSSLKHSFGLLPTHQKMLSGQSRGGPAETADKTQLLVFEPAVQPACWHAEKDPGRSGGGRLCDGPSGHGDDSRWSEGAPRMAEGRPETRDRTRVLSSSRRGQDQQRAQDKVSRRRTARRRVGHDRPRSPDPGDPLPAESSREPASSKVRGWSGPSNSSWFSDESLKTQQALELRKARLRKASTNEKQFQLAQDEAFALDLLRQEMAAASLAGAQEQSDLVQADEGFLARRCMQSPGSDSPSSVNVDWDEEPKASKSAYF; this is encoded by the exons TTGAGGAGCACCTTGCAGCCAACAAGCTGAAGGCCTGGCAAGTTCGGACGAACCTCAGGGTCGCAAGGAGGCTgcaggaggaggaagatgagCGGAGCGGGGCGCTCGACAGGAAGCCTCGCAAACAAAC CAGCAAGAACATTAGAGATGACAAGCTGGTGTTCAAGGAgaaggtggaggtgtgggaggagAGCAGGCAGCGATCACGCAAGGAG CAGAAGGACCGAATACGTAGATCTCCAGGGGAGACGGACCCACCTTCCGAGGACCGCGAGGAAGCCAGGGACAAAGAGAGGAGAGACAAAG CCTCCCCATGGTACGAAATCTGCTACGGTCAGCCCAGGTCTCGCCAGCCCTTCGTTGTAAGGGAGTTGGAGGAGGGCGCCTCATCACTCGAGGGGGAGAGTGAGCGAGAGGGAGGCCGTTACTGGTTCCGTGCTGGATTGGCGGCTGGGAGAGAATATGCAGCCATTGGATCTGGACTGCCCCGAGTGATCGGACGAACAGCCAAGGAGTCTCCCGCCCCCCACGAGGATTGCGGCAAGCAGACGGCGAAGTTGAGTGATTCTCCCGAGGACGAGGGGCCTCTCACAAGTACATGGAAACCAGGGAAGCGATCCCGAGCTCAGCCACGTGCTGCTGAAGGGACCCAACGGCCGGCAAGCAGAGGTAGAAGAGGTGCTCGGAGGTTGAGTCCTCCAGTCGCTGGTGGCAGTCGCCTTGGAGGGAGGGTGAATTCCCCAGGAGCAGCCCCCTTCTCTGGCCACCTTGTAGCCTCTTCCCCCGAAAGATTCGCTGATGCACTGGAGCGCCACGCCTTTCATAGCAGCATGTCTGATTCAGAGCTGCGTCCAAGGCGCCGTCGGCACATAGGACGACATCACCACCCATTGGATGTCAACCAGGAGTATACCAGCCATCCATTGGCTGTTGACCAGAAGCACACCCACCTCCCATTGGGGGTCAATCAGATGCAAGCCCACCACCCATTGGCTGTTGATCAGAATCACACCGGCCATCCATTGGCTGTTGACCAAAAGCACACCCACCACCCATTGGGGGTCAAGCAGATGCAATCCCACTACCCATTGGCTGTTGACCAGAAGCATGCCCGCCATCCATTGCCTGTTGACCAGAAGCACGCCCAACACCCTTTGGCTGTTGACCAGAAGCACGCCCACCACCCATTGGCTGTTGATCAGAAGCACACCCGCCACCCATTGGCTGTTGACCAGAAGCATGCCCGCCACCCATTGGCTGTTGACCAGAAGCATGCCCGCCACCCATTGACTGTTGACCAGAAGCACATCCATTGGCCCCTGGCTGTTTCCGACAGCCAAACCCCCCATCGCTTGGCTCCCAATCACAACCAGTCCCAGTATCCTCTGACCGTTGATCAAAATCGCGCTCATTGTCCGTTGACCGTAATGGCAAAGGGAGCTCCATCCCTGCCCCACACCAGACCGAAAGGGAAGCAAGTCCATTTCCTCCTGGCTTCTTCCGAGCAATCAAGTCCCACCCAAAGCCATTTGGTCAACAAGCAAAAGCAAATCCCATTTCCATTGGATTCAAAGGGAAAAGAAGTTAAATCCTCACTAGTGGGCAAGCAAAGGCAGGTCTATTTCCCATTGGCTGTTGGAAGGAAGAAAGAGTTCCTCCATCATCCAACACCGGTCAAGGAGAACGATGTTCAATACCCATTAGATACCAGGCCAGTTGCATCCCCATTGGCTGTGGAACAGAAACCCATTCAGTACCAACTGGACTTCAAGGATACAGAGGCGATAATCGATTATGTTTTGGATAAAAGGAAGGACAGGGTTTCTTCCTCCTTGAAACACTCCTTTGGATTGCTGCCTACTCACCAGAAGATGCTTTCAGGACAGAGCAGAGGTGGCCCTGCTGAAACAgcagataaaacacagttactggtTTTCGAGCCAGCTGTGCAACCTGCCTGCTGGCATGCAGAGAAGGATCCTGGCAGGAGTGGGGGCGGCAGGCTTTGCGATGGGCCAAGCGGCCACGGGGACGACTCTCGGTGGAGTGAAGGGGCGCCGCGGATGGCTGAAGGCCGACCAGAG ACAAGGGACAGGACAAGGGTCCTGAGCAGCTCGCGGCGGGGGCAGGACCAGCAGAGAGCCCAGGACAAAGTGAGCAGACGCCGGACAGCGAGAAGGAGAGTGGGTCATGACCGGCCTCGCTCCCCAGACCCAGGGGACCCACTGCCTGCAG AAAGTAGCAGGGAGCCTGCGTCCAGCAAGGTGAGAGGTTGGAGTGGCCCCTCCAACTCTTCGTGGTTCAGCGATGAGTCTCTCAAAACTCAGCAAGCCCTGGAACTGCGG AAAGCTCGATTACGAAAAGCATCGACCAATGAAAAGCAGTTTCAGCTGGCTCAGGATGAG GCGTTTGCTCTGGATCTCCTCCGGCAGGAGATGGCGGCTGCGAGCTTGGCTGGCGCACAGGAGCAGTCGGATCTGGTGCAGGCAGACGAGGGTTTCCTTGCCAGGAGGTGCATGCAGTCTCCAGGCAGCGACAGTCCCTCCTCGGTGAACGTAGACTGG GATGAAGAACCGAAGGCGTCAAAGTCGGCCTACTTTTGA
- the LOC138754964 gene encoding uncharacterized protein isoform X2, which yields MPVGWRPPGNDREGKTRRKVKDREKSLNRVKEAYQKFQILGDQTVAHVLQEREVEEHLAANKLKAWQVRTNLRVARRLQEEEDERSGALDRKPRKQTKNIRDDKLVFKEKVEVWEESRQRSRKEQKDRIRRSPGETDPPSEDREEARDKERRDKASPWYEICYGQPRSRQPFVVRELEEGASSLEGESEREGGRYWFRAGLAAGREYAAIGSGLPRVIGRTAKESPAPHEDCGKQTAKLSDSPEDEGPLTSTWKPGKRSRAQPRAAEGTQRPASRGRRGARRLSPPVAGGSRLGGRVNSPGAAPFSGHLVASSPERFADALERHAFHSSMSDSELRPRRRRHIGRHHHPLDVNQEYTSHPLAVDQKHTHLPLGVNQMQAHHPLAVDQNHTGHPLAVDQKHTHHPLGVKQMQSHYPLAVDQKHARHPLPVDQKHAQHPLAVDQKHAHHPLAVDQKHTRHPLAVDQKHARHPLAVDQKHARHPLTVDQKHIHWPLAVSDSQTPHRLAPNHNQSQYPLTVDQNRAHCPLTVMAKGAPSLPHTRPKGKQVHFLLASSEQSSPTQSHLVNKQKQIPFPLDSKGKEVKSSLVGKQRQVYFPLAVGRKKEFLHHPTPVKENDVQYPLDTRPVASPLAVEQKPIQYQLDFKDTEAIIDYVLDKRKDRVSSSLKHSFGLLPTHQKMLSGQSRGGPAETADKTQLLVFEPAVQPACWHAEKDPGRSGGGRLCDGPSGHGDDSRWSEGAPRMAEGRPETRDRTRVLSSSRRGQDQQRAQDKVSRRRTARRRVGHDRPRSPDPGDPLPAESSREPASSKVRGWSGPSNSSWFSDESLKTQQALELRKARLRKASTNEKQFQLAQDEAFALDLLRQEMAAASLAGAQEQSDLVQADEGFLARRCMQSPGSDSPSSVNVDWDEEPKASKSAYF from the exons TTGAGGAGCACCTTGCAGCCAACAAGCTGAAGGCCTGGCAAGTTCGGACGAACCTCAGGGTCGCAAGGAGGCTgcaggaggaggaagatgagCGGAGCGGGGCGCTCGACAGGAAGCCTCGCAAACAAAC CAAGAACATTAGAGATGACAAGCTGGTGTTCAAGGAgaaggtggaggtgtgggaggagAGCAGGCAGCGATCACGCAAGGAG CAGAAGGACCGAATACGTAGATCTCCAGGGGAGACGGACCCACCTTCCGAGGACCGCGAGGAAGCCAGGGACAAAGAGAGGAGAGACAAAG CCTCCCCATGGTACGAAATCTGCTACGGTCAGCCCAGGTCTCGCCAGCCCTTCGTTGTAAGGGAGTTGGAGGAGGGCGCCTCATCACTCGAGGGGGAGAGTGAGCGAGAGGGAGGCCGTTACTGGTTCCGTGCTGGATTGGCGGCTGGGAGAGAATATGCAGCCATTGGATCTGGACTGCCCCGAGTGATCGGACGAACAGCCAAGGAGTCTCCCGCCCCCCACGAGGATTGCGGCAAGCAGACGGCGAAGTTGAGTGATTCTCCCGAGGACGAGGGGCCTCTCACAAGTACATGGAAACCAGGGAAGCGATCCCGAGCTCAGCCACGTGCTGCTGAAGGGACCCAACGGCCGGCAAGCAGAGGTAGAAGAGGTGCTCGGAGGTTGAGTCCTCCAGTCGCTGGTGGCAGTCGCCTTGGAGGGAGGGTGAATTCCCCAGGAGCAGCCCCCTTCTCTGGCCACCTTGTAGCCTCTTCCCCCGAAAGATTCGCTGATGCACTGGAGCGCCACGCCTTTCATAGCAGCATGTCTGATTCAGAGCTGCGTCCAAGGCGCCGTCGGCACATAGGACGACATCACCACCCATTGGATGTCAACCAGGAGTATACCAGCCATCCATTGGCTGTTGACCAGAAGCACACCCACCTCCCATTGGGGGTCAATCAGATGCAAGCCCACCACCCATTGGCTGTTGATCAGAATCACACCGGCCATCCATTGGCTGTTGACCAAAAGCACACCCACCACCCATTGGGGGTCAAGCAGATGCAATCCCACTACCCATTGGCTGTTGACCAGAAGCATGCCCGCCATCCATTGCCTGTTGACCAGAAGCACGCCCAACACCCTTTGGCTGTTGACCAGAAGCACGCCCACCACCCATTGGCTGTTGATCAGAAGCACACCCGCCACCCATTGGCTGTTGACCAGAAGCATGCCCGCCACCCATTGGCTGTTGACCAGAAGCATGCCCGCCACCCATTGACTGTTGACCAGAAGCACATCCATTGGCCCCTGGCTGTTTCCGACAGCCAAACCCCCCATCGCTTGGCTCCCAATCACAACCAGTCCCAGTATCCTCTGACCGTTGATCAAAATCGCGCTCATTGTCCGTTGACCGTAATGGCAAAGGGAGCTCCATCCCTGCCCCACACCAGACCGAAAGGGAAGCAAGTCCATTTCCTCCTGGCTTCTTCCGAGCAATCAAGTCCCACCCAAAGCCATTTGGTCAACAAGCAAAAGCAAATCCCATTTCCATTGGATTCAAAGGGAAAAGAAGTTAAATCCTCACTAGTGGGCAAGCAAAGGCAGGTCTATTTCCCATTGGCTGTTGGAAGGAAGAAAGAGTTCCTCCATCATCCAACACCGGTCAAGGAGAACGATGTTCAATACCCATTAGATACCAGGCCAGTTGCATCCCCATTGGCTGTGGAACAGAAACCCATTCAGTACCAACTGGACTTCAAGGATACAGAGGCGATAATCGATTATGTTTTGGATAAAAGGAAGGACAGGGTTTCTTCCTCCTTGAAACACTCCTTTGGATTGCTGCCTACTCACCAGAAGATGCTTTCAGGACAGAGCAGAGGTGGCCCTGCTGAAACAgcagataaaacacagttactggtTTTCGAGCCAGCTGTGCAACCTGCCTGCTGGCATGCAGAGAAGGATCCTGGCAGGAGTGGGGGCGGCAGGCTTTGCGATGGGCCAAGCGGCCACGGGGACGACTCTCGGTGGAGTGAAGGGGCGCCGCGGATGGCTGAAGGCCGACCAGAG ACAAGGGACAGGACAAGGGTCCTGAGCAGCTCGCGGCGGGGGCAGGACCAGCAGAGAGCCCAGGACAAAGTGAGCAGACGCCGGACAGCGAGAAGGAGAGTGGGTCATGACCGGCCTCGCTCCCCAGACCCAGGGGACCCACTGCCTGCAG AAAGTAGCAGGGAGCCTGCGTCCAGCAAGGTGAGAGGTTGGAGTGGCCCCTCCAACTCTTCGTGGTTCAGCGATGAGTCTCTCAAAACTCAGCAAGCCCTGGAACTGCGG AAAGCTCGATTACGAAAAGCATCGACCAATGAAAAGCAGTTTCAGCTGGCTCAGGATGAG GCGTTTGCTCTGGATCTCCTCCGGCAGGAGATGGCGGCTGCGAGCTTGGCTGGCGCACAGGAGCAGTCGGATCTGGTGCAGGCAGACGAGGGTTTCCTTGCCAGGAGGTGCATGCAGTCTCCAGGCAGCGACAGTCCCTCCTCGGTGAACGTAGACTGG GATGAAGAACCGAAGGCGTCAAAGTCGGCCTACTTTTGA
- the LOC138754964 gene encoding uncharacterized protein isoform X3: protein MPVGWRPPGNDREGKTRRKVKDREKSLNRVKEAYQKFQILGDQTVAHVLQEREVEEHLAANKLKAWQVRTNLRVARRLQEEEDERSGALDRKPRKQTSKNIRDDKLVFKEKVEVWEESRQRSRKEKDRIRRSPGETDPPSEDREEARDKERRDKASPWYEICYGQPRSRQPFVVRELEEGASSLEGESEREGGRYWFRAGLAAGREYAAIGSGLPRVIGRTAKESPAPHEDCGKQTAKLSDSPEDEGPLTSTWKPGKRSRAQPRAAEGTQRPASRGRRGARRLSPPVAGGSRLGGRVNSPGAAPFSGHLVASSPERFADALERHAFHSSMSDSELRPRRRRHIGRHHHPLDVNQEYTSHPLAVDQKHTHLPLGVNQMQAHHPLAVDQNHTGHPLAVDQKHTHHPLGVKQMQSHYPLAVDQKHARHPLPVDQKHAQHPLAVDQKHAHHPLAVDQKHTRHPLAVDQKHARHPLAVDQKHARHPLTVDQKHIHWPLAVSDSQTPHRLAPNHNQSQYPLTVDQNRAHCPLTVMAKGAPSLPHTRPKGKQVHFLLASSEQSSPTQSHLVNKQKQIPFPLDSKGKEVKSSLVGKQRQVYFPLAVGRKKEFLHHPTPVKENDVQYPLDTRPVASPLAVEQKPIQYQLDFKDTEAIIDYVLDKRKDRVSSSLKHSFGLLPTHQKMLSGQSRGGPAETADKTQLLVFEPAVQPACWHAEKDPGRSGGGRLCDGPSGHGDDSRWSEGAPRMAEGRPETRDRTRVLSSSRRGQDQQRAQDKVSRRRTARRRVGHDRPRSPDPGDPLPAESSREPASSKVRGWSGPSNSSWFSDESLKTQQALELRKARLRKASTNEKQFQLAQDEAFALDLLRQEMAAASLAGAQEQSDLVQADEGFLARRCMQSPGSDSPSSVNVDWDEEPKASKSAYF from the exons TTGAGGAGCACCTTGCAGCCAACAAGCTGAAGGCCTGGCAAGTTCGGACGAACCTCAGGGTCGCAAGGAGGCTgcaggaggaggaagatgagCGGAGCGGGGCGCTCGACAGGAAGCCTCGCAAACAAAC CAGCAAGAACATTAGAGATGACAAGCTGGTGTTCAAGGAgaaggtggaggtgtgggaggagAGCAGGCAGCGATCACGCAAGGAG AAGGACCGAATACGTAGATCTCCAGGGGAGACGGACCCACCTTCCGAGGACCGCGAGGAAGCCAGGGACAAAGAGAGGAGAGACAAAG CCTCCCCATGGTACGAAATCTGCTACGGTCAGCCCAGGTCTCGCCAGCCCTTCGTTGTAAGGGAGTTGGAGGAGGGCGCCTCATCACTCGAGGGGGAGAGTGAGCGAGAGGGAGGCCGTTACTGGTTCCGTGCTGGATTGGCGGCTGGGAGAGAATATGCAGCCATTGGATCTGGACTGCCCCGAGTGATCGGACGAACAGCCAAGGAGTCTCCCGCCCCCCACGAGGATTGCGGCAAGCAGACGGCGAAGTTGAGTGATTCTCCCGAGGACGAGGGGCCTCTCACAAGTACATGGAAACCAGGGAAGCGATCCCGAGCTCAGCCACGTGCTGCTGAAGGGACCCAACGGCCGGCAAGCAGAGGTAGAAGAGGTGCTCGGAGGTTGAGTCCTCCAGTCGCTGGTGGCAGTCGCCTTGGAGGGAGGGTGAATTCCCCAGGAGCAGCCCCCTTCTCTGGCCACCTTGTAGCCTCTTCCCCCGAAAGATTCGCTGATGCACTGGAGCGCCACGCCTTTCATAGCAGCATGTCTGATTCAGAGCTGCGTCCAAGGCGCCGTCGGCACATAGGACGACATCACCACCCATTGGATGTCAACCAGGAGTATACCAGCCATCCATTGGCTGTTGACCAGAAGCACACCCACCTCCCATTGGGGGTCAATCAGATGCAAGCCCACCACCCATTGGCTGTTGATCAGAATCACACCGGCCATCCATTGGCTGTTGACCAAAAGCACACCCACCACCCATTGGGGGTCAAGCAGATGCAATCCCACTACCCATTGGCTGTTGACCAGAAGCATGCCCGCCATCCATTGCCTGTTGACCAGAAGCACGCCCAACACCCTTTGGCTGTTGACCAGAAGCACGCCCACCACCCATTGGCTGTTGATCAGAAGCACACCCGCCACCCATTGGCTGTTGACCAGAAGCATGCCCGCCACCCATTGGCTGTTGACCAGAAGCATGCCCGCCACCCATTGACTGTTGACCAGAAGCACATCCATTGGCCCCTGGCTGTTTCCGACAGCCAAACCCCCCATCGCTTGGCTCCCAATCACAACCAGTCCCAGTATCCTCTGACCGTTGATCAAAATCGCGCTCATTGTCCGTTGACCGTAATGGCAAAGGGAGCTCCATCCCTGCCCCACACCAGACCGAAAGGGAAGCAAGTCCATTTCCTCCTGGCTTCTTCCGAGCAATCAAGTCCCACCCAAAGCCATTTGGTCAACAAGCAAAAGCAAATCCCATTTCCATTGGATTCAAAGGGAAAAGAAGTTAAATCCTCACTAGTGGGCAAGCAAAGGCAGGTCTATTTCCCATTGGCTGTTGGAAGGAAGAAAGAGTTCCTCCATCATCCAACACCGGTCAAGGAGAACGATGTTCAATACCCATTAGATACCAGGCCAGTTGCATCCCCATTGGCTGTGGAACAGAAACCCATTCAGTACCAACTGGACTTCAAGGATACAGAGGCGATAATCGATTATGTTTTGGATAAAAGGAAGGACAGGGTTTCTTCCTCCTTGAAACACTCCTTTGGATTGCTGCCTACTCACCAGAAGATGCTTTCAGGACAGAGCAGAGGTGGCCCTGCTGAAACAgcagataaaacacagttactggtTTTCGAGCCAGCTGTGCAACCTGCCTGCTGGCATGCAGAGAAGGATCCTGGCAGGAGTGGGGGCGGCAGGCTTTGCGATGGGCCAAGCGGCCACGGGGACGACTCTCGGTGGAGTGAAGGGGCGCCGCGGATGGCTGAAGGCCGACCAGAG ACAAGGGACAGGACAAGGGTCCTGAGCAGCTCGCGGCGGGGGCAGGACCAGCAGAGAGCCCAGGACAAAGTGAGCAGACGCCGGACAGCGAGAAGGAGAGTGGGTCATGACCGGCCTCGCTCCCCAGACCCAGGGGACCCACTGCCTGCAG AAAGTAGCAGGGAGCCTGCGTCCAGCAAGGTGAGAGGTTGGAGTGGCCCCTCCAACTCTTCGTGGTTCAGCGATGAGTCTCTCAAAACTCAGCAAGCCCTGGAACTGCGG AAAGCTCGATTACGAAAAGCATCGACCAATGAAAAGCAGTTTCAGCTGGCTCAGGATGAG GCGTTTGCTCTGGATCTCCTCCGGCAGGAGATGGCGGCTGCGAGCTTGGCTGGCGCACAGGAGCAGTCGGATCTGGTGCAGGCAGACGAGGGTTTCCTTGCCAGGAGGTGCATGCAGTCTCCAGGCAGCGACAGTCCCTCCTCGGTGAACGTAGACTGG GATGAAGAACCGAAGGCGTCAAAGTCGGCCTACTTTTGA